From Campylobacter pinnipediorum subsp. caledonicus:
TACTATAAAATCCAATTTTTTAAGCGCTTCTATGCTCTTATCTGTCCCCGCGACATTTATAAGATGGTTAAATCTTATATTAAACCAACCTTTTACTGGATATGGCTTTTCGCTTAAGATACTATCTGCGATATCCATCAAAACACCGTGATTTTTGCCTATAAATTTATGCTTTCCATCTTCTCCGGCAAAGTCTATACGCTTAACTTTTGGTGCTTTGAAATTTTTATCTGGGTTTGTTATCTCTGGAAAATCACTTGTTCCTGTAAGTTTATTAAAGGTTTTTGCTTTTTTACCACTAAAAAGACCACCTTTAACCTCCCAGTTACCCATCATAGCATTTGCAACCATAATAGCTCTAGTCCTCATATATTCAGCTCTAGTTGTCGTGGTTTTGTGACCAAAATCTATAATAACTCTAGGTGCAGCTTTCCAAATTTCAGTAGCTATACGCTCAACAGTTTCGGCTGGTATGCCTGTTATTTTTTCTTGCCACTGCGGAGTTGTGTCTTTTGTAGCTTCAACAACTTTATCAAAACCTATTGTAAAATCTTGTATGAATTTTTTATCATAAGTATCTCTTTTGATCCAAGTATGTATCAATGACATAACAAAGGCTATATCAGTTCCTGGTTTTACAGGTAGCCACTCATCAGCCTTAGATGCAACCACACTAAATCTAGGCTCTAAAACTAAAAGTTTTGTATCTTTTTTATCGGCAAATTTTGCAAGTTTTTTTGCATCAGATATAACGATACCCTCAAATAAATTATGTCCGAAATTTACGATATATTTTGCATTCCCATAGTCTCTTTTTAGTTTTGCATCTCCATACATATGAGAGCATACCATTTGATATGTTATAGGACAGCAAGAAAGGTGAGAAAATACATTTGGCGAACCATAAGAGTGTGCGAAATTTGTCATAAGCTTATGAGTATCTGAACTTTTACAGGTAAAAACAAAACTTTCAGGACCATATTTTTGTTTTATCTCATTCATTTTTGTAGCAACCAAATCAAGAGCCTCTTCCCAGCTAGCCTCTCTCCATTTTCCTTCTCCACGCTCTCCGGCACGAATAAGAGGCTTAACTATACGCTCTGGATCATAAAGCTGATTATGTCCTGAGCCTCCTCTTGCACAAATAGAAGTTTTTGTTCCGCTTGCTTTGCTATTTCCTTGTATAAAAACATTTTTACCATCAACAACACGACCCTCTATAGGACAACGAGTAGAACACATTTCGCAAAAGCTTCTGGTAAAACTCTCGCTACCCTTTAAAGCACCAGCTCCAACACTAGCCAATGAGCCAGGTGTAATACAGGCTGCAGCAGCACCAGCTGTTGCGGTGGATTTTAAAAAATTTCGTCTTGAAAAATCCATATCTTCTCCTTTAAAAAATATTTTATTTTTGTTGATTTTATAACTTTTACGTAAATTTATAGTAAAATTAAACTTAAATCTAAAATATAATTTTTAATTTTTATTATTTATGCAAAACATTATCAAAAAACTTAATTTTTATCAATGATTTTTCTCCTTTTTTATTATATTATTATAAAAAAGGAGAAAAAATGGAAAAATTAAGTTGGAATGTTAAAAATTTTAGTGACATAGATGTAGTAAAAATGCTTGAAACAAAAGACACAAAAGAGATAAGAATTTGTATGCAAAATGGCTCTATAATGAAAGAACATCAAGCACCGGCCCCTATAAGTATACAGGTTTTAAAAGGTAAAATAACGCTAGGCGTAGAGAGTGAAAAATTTGAATTATCAGAGCTTGAAATGATAGCTTTAAATGCAAATATGAAACACTCACTAACAGCTTTGCAAGATAGCATAATAAGGCTAAGTTTAAGTAAAAATGATGATGTTAGCCGAGTTTTTAAGGTTTTAAATAAGTAAAATACTTTAATCTAAAAAGTAATTTTTAAAGTAAAGTTTGTTTAGTATTTTTAATCTAATGCAAGAACTTGTATGCAAAATGGCTTACGATACAAAAAATCAAGCCCCTATAAGCATACAAGTTTTAAATCGCAAAACAGGGAGTGACAAATTTGAGCTAAATAAACTTAAAATGATAGCTTTAAATGCAAATACAAAACACTCACTAACAGCTTTTCAAGATAGCATAAGGCTAAGTTTAAGCAAAAATGATGATGTTAGCTGAGTTTTTGATGTAAATTTAAATCAAATATCAAAATTTACATCAAAGCAATGTTTTACAAAACCCCTAAAAAGTATCTTGTTATTTTTAAACTCAAGCCCGAGTTTTTCGCCACTTTTTGGATATACATTTATCTTTTTAGAAAGGTTTAAATTTAAAATCCCTCCATAAAAACAAGCAGCCATTCCTGTGCCACAAGCAAGTGTTTCACCCTCAACACCACGCTCGTAAGTTCTCACAAAAAGCTCATCATTAAAAATCTTTGCATAATTTACATTTGCATTATATTTGTGTCTTAGTTGTTTGCAAATTTCAATATCAAACTTATCCAAATCATCTACATAACATACCAAATGAGGCACACCGGTGTCATAAAAATACCATTTAAAGTCAAACTCATCTATAATATTATCACTAAGTATCTTAAGGCTTGTAAGCTCGACCTCAACATCTAAAGAGACATTTACACCAATATCTCCACTACCTGTTTTTATAAAAAAACTTCGATACGCCAAACCATTATCAAAGGCATATCTTGCAGCAGCTCTTGAGCCGTTACCGCACATATTTGCGATACTTCCATCGCTATTGTAAAACTCCCATTCAATATGATCTTTATCAATGCCAGGTTTTAATACAATAAGCCCATCAGCACCAACTCCGTTTTGTCTATCGCAAATTTTTCTAGCTAGTTCGCTTCTATCTTTGGTTAAAAATGTATGAAATATAACAAAATCATTTCCACTTGCATTGTATTTTGATACTATCACTGCATATCCTTGTTTATCTGATTTAAAAACATCTTGGCTTGTTCTTTTAGATTATCAAAATCCTTGCTATTATCTATCACATAATCAGCCATTTTTCTTTTAGTTTTCATATCAATTTGTTTATCAAGCCTAGCTTGTATTTGCTCTTTTGTTAGGTTGTTTCTTTTTGATATACGATCAAATAAAATCTCATCAGGGGCATAAACCACAACTACATTTTTAAATCTCTTATCGCCACATTTTTCAAAAAATACAGAAATTTCAACAAAATATGGCTTATTTTTTAACTCATTTTTTTCACACTCAAGATAGACTCTATCCATTATCTTTGGATGTATGAAATTTTCTAACTTTTCAAGCTCGTTTTTGCTATTAAAAACAAGTTCGCCAAGCTTTGTTCTATCAACCTTATCATCTTTGATAAACTCTTTTGAAAATATCTCTGATATATCTTTTATGCTTTCATCTAAGATCAAATGCCCTATCTTATCAGCATCTATAACATCATACCCAAGTTCTTTTAGTATATTACAAAAGCTTGATTTTCCACTGCCGATAGTTCCTGTTATCACATATGCTTTGTTAAATTTATTCATCATTATGCCTTGAGTTTTAATCCGATTTTAGCAAATTTTAGATAAAATCGAGCAAATTTATAAGGAGTTTTGATGATAACATATAAAGATGCTGGGGTTGATATAGATGCTGGAAATGATTTTGTAAATGCGATAAAACCACATGTAAAATCAACTTTTACGCCACTTGTTCTTGGGGGGATTGGTTCATTTTCTGGAGCTATTAAGCTTCCTACTGGATACAAAAATCCAGCTATTTTAGGCGCTACTGATGGAGTTGGAACAAAATTAAGACTTGCTATTGATACAAATCGCCTTGAAAATGTTGGACAAGACTTGGTTGCTATGTGTGTTAATGACTTAATTTGCAATTTTGCAACACCTTTGTTCTTTTTAGATTATTATGCTACTTCAAAACTTGATATAAAAAGCGCACAAATAGTAGTTGAGGGTATAGCAAAAGGATGTAGACTCGCACAATGTGCATTAATAGGCGGAGAAACTGCTGAAATGCCATCTATGTATAAAAAAGATGATTTTGATCTAGCTGGTTTTGCTGTTGGAATGGCCGAAATAGATGAGATAGACAGAAGTAAATTTGTAAAAGAGGGTGATGTCTTGATAGCCCTGCCATCTAGTGGACTTCATTCAAATGGCTACTCTTTGGCTAGAAAAGTGCTAGATGTAGCAAAGCTTAATTTAGATGACAAGATAGATGGAAAAAGTATAGCCGATATGCTTTTAGAACCTACTAGAATTTATGTAAAAGAATTTTTAGAATCAAAAGACAAAATAAATGCACTAGCACATATAACAGGCGGTGGCTTGGTAGAAAATTTACCAAGAGTATTTCCTGATGGCATAGGTGCTAAGATAGATAAAAGCCTTATTAAAACACCTAAAGTATATGATATATTTAAAGGTCATGTTGATGATAGTGAGCTATTTAGAACATTTAATATGGGTGTTGGTATGGTTATAGTTGCATCAAAACAAAATGCAGATGAAATTTTACAAAAAACAGATGGCTACTTCATAGGAGAAATTATAAAAGGAAGCGGAGTTAGCTTTAGC
This genomic window contains:
- the phsA gene encoding thiosulfate reductase PhsA; the protein is MDFSRRNFLKSTATAGAAAACITPGSLASVGAGALKGSESFTRSFCEMCSTRCPIEGRVVDGKNVFIQGNSKASGTKTSICARGGSGHNQLYDPERIVKPLIRAGERGEGKWREASWEEALDLVATKMNEIKQKYGPESFVFTCKSSDTHKLMTNFAHSYGSPNVFSHLSCCPITYQMVCSHMYGDAKLKRDYGNAKYIVNFGHNLFEGIVISDAKKLAKFADKKDTKLLVLEPRFSVVASKADEWLPVKPGTDIAFVMSLIHTWIKRDTYDKKFIQDFTIGFDKVVEATKDTTPQWQEKITGIPAETVERIATEIWKAAPRVIIDFGHKTTTTRAEYMRTRAIMVANAMMGNWEVKGGLFSGKKAKTFNKLTGTSDFPEITNPDKNFKAPKVKRIDFAGEDGKHKFIGKNHGVLMDIADSILSEKPYPVKGWFNIRFNHLINVAGTDKSIEALKKLDFIVVSDIYLNDMATFADVILPESTYLERDEGIQDKSSQKPAYMIRNKIVEPIGDTKDGASIFRELARKMKIDQNYTWDTIRDWRMQQVKGNVDLLATLEKDGYITWKVPGILYREKDSVDKFVKTFPYASKFVGANGLMDEMAKLKTKSGKIELFSEDVEKQFPGYGCLNTNDIDVFEGHELCLTNGKTPIHTNGHTQNIPFLNDMMKSAPIWINPRTAAKKGLKDGDDVFLQNKHGKEKGKVFITEGIREDTLFVYHGFGHITPGMTRTNGIGTNDSKLLNPAEGLVAGTMVTNVGVDIVKA
- a CDS encoding cupin domain-containing protein; the protein is MEKLSWNVKNFSDIDVVKMLETKDTKEIRICMQNGSIMKEHQAPAPISIQVLKGKITLGVESEKFELSELEMIALNANMKHSLTALQDSIIRLSLSKNDDVSRVFKVLNK
- the dapF gene encoding diaminopimelate epimerase is translated as MIVSKYNASGNDFVIFHTFLTKDRSELARKICDRQNGVGADGLIVLKPGIDKDHIEWEFYNSDGSIANMCGNGSRAAARYAFDNGLAYRSFFIKTGSGDIGVNVSLDVEVELTSLKILSDNIIDEFDFKWYFYDTGVPHLVCYVDDLDKFDIEICKQLRHKYNANVNYAKIFNDELFVRTYERGVEGETLACGTGMAACFYGGILNLNLSKKINVYPKSGEKLGLEFKNNKILFRGFVKHCFDVNFDI
- the coaE gene encoding dephospho-CoA kinase (Dephospho-CoA kinase (CoaE) performs the final step in coenzyme A biosynthesis.) → MNKFNKAYVITGTIGSGKSSFCNILKELGYDVIDADKIGHLILDESIKDISEIFSKEFIKDDKVDRTKLGELVFNSKNELEKLENFIHPKIMDRVYLECEKNELKNKPYFVEISVFFEKCGDKRFKNVVVVYAPDEILFDRISKRNNLTKEQIQARLDKQIDMKTKRKMADYVIDNSKDFDNLKEQAKMFLNQINKDMQ
- the purM gene encoding phosphoribosylformylglycinamidine cyclo-ligase, which encodes MMITYKDAGVDIDAGNDFVNAIKPHVKSTFTPLVLGGIGSFSGAIKLPTGYKNPAILGATDGVGTKLRLAIDTNRLENVGQDLVAMCVNDLICNFATPLFFLDYYATSKLDIKSAQIVVEGIAKGCRLAQCALIGGETAEMPSMYKKDDFDLAGFAVGMAEIDEIDRSKFVKEGDVLIALPSSGLHSNGYSLARKVLDVAKLNLDDKIDGKSIADMLLEPTRIYVKEFLESKDKINALAHITGGGLVENLPRVFPDGIGAKIDKSLIKTPKVYDIFKGHVDDSELFRTFNMGVGMVIVASKQNADEILQKTDGYFIGEIIKGSGVSFS